A section of the Meles meles chromosome 8, mMelMel3.1 paternal haplotype, whole genome shotgun sequence genome encodes:
- the SART1 gene encoding U4/U6.U5 tri-snRNP-associated protein 1 isoform X2: MGSSKKHRGEKEASGTTTAASTGGATEQPPRHREHKKHKHRSGGGGSSGGERRKRSRERGSERGGGRRGAEAEARSGAHGRERSQAEPSERRVKREKRDDGYEAAASSKPSSGDASSLSIEETNKLRAKLGLKPLEVNAVKKEAGTKEEPVAAEVINPMALRQREELREKLAAAKEKRLLNQKLGKIKTLGEDDPWLDDTAAWIERSRQLQKEKDLAEKRAKLLEEMDQEFGVSTLVEEEFGQRRQDLYSARDLQGLTVEHAIDSFREGETLILTLKDKGVLQEEEDVLVNVNLLDKERAEKNVELRKKKPDYLPYAEDESVDDLAQQKPRSILSKYDEELEGERPHSFRLEQGGSADGLRERELEEIRARLRLQAQSLSTVGPRLASEYLTPEEMVTFKKTKRRVKKIRKKEKEVVVRADDLLPLGDQTQDGDFGSRLRGRGRRRVPEADEEAPEEEEKAPAPQPPQSDDTRVENMDISDDEEAGAPGSGSPEVLEEDEAELELQKQLEKGRRLRQLQQLRDSGEKLLPPPGGGDCEEAGVPPAGLGGGRGSGAEGGHRVQCHVGVLPHLGRDPHLRAGGQPGGAGGAHGLRAGRGALRQRGLGVGRGGEHRLEHRQPGRGEAAAGFLCLVHHHPGRGAHREQRAGGRPAAVSEQRAVGDHSAEGGPCKGTQQVPAVGRVLHRGQDGY, encoded by the exons ATGGGGTCGTCAAAGAAGCACCGCGGGGAGAAGGAGGCGTCCGGGACGACGACGGCGGCCAGCACTGGAGGCGCCACCGAGCAGCCGCCGCGACACCGGGAGCACAAAAAACACAAGCAccggagcggcggcggcgggagcagCGGCGGCGAACGTCGAAAGCGGAGCCGGGAGCGTGGGAGCGAGCGCGGGGGCGGGCGGCGCGGGGCCGAAGCTGAGGCCCGCAGTGGCGCGCACGGGCGGGAGCGCAGCCAAGCAGAACCTTCTGAGCGGCGCGTGAAAAGAGAAAAGCGCGATGACGGCTACGAGGCTG CCGCCAGCTCCAAACCTAGCTCGGGAGATGCCTCGTCACTCAGCATCGAGGAGACCAA TAAACTCCGGGCAAAGTTGGGGCTGAAACCCTTGGAGGTCAATGCCGTCAAGAAGG AGGCGGGCACCAAGGAGGAGCCCGTGGCAGCCGAGGTCATCAACCCCATGGccttgagacagagagaagagctaCGGGAAAAGCTGGCGGCCGCCAAAGAAAAGCGTCTCCTGAACCAAAAGCTGGG aAAGATAAAGACCCTGGGGGAGGACGACCCCTGGCTGGATGACACCGCAGCCTGGATCGAGCGCAGCCGGCAGCTGCAGAAGGAGAAGGACTTGGCAGAGAAGAGG GCCAAACTGCTGGAGGAGATGGACCAGGAGTTCGGTGTCAGCACCCTGGTGGAGGAGGAGTTCGGGCAGAGGCGGCAG GACCTGTACAGTGCCCGGGACCTGCAGGGCCTCACCGTGGAACATGCTATCGATTCCTTCCGAGAAGGGGAGACTCTGATCCTCACCCTCAAGGACAAAG GTGtgctgcaggaggaggaggatgtgCTGGTGAACGTGAACCTCTTAGACAAAGAGCGGGCAGAGAAGAACGTGGAGCTCCGGAAGAAGAAGCCGGACTACCTGCCCTACGCAGAGGACGAGAGCGTGGATGACTTGGCACAG CAAAAACCCCGCTCCATCCTGTCCAAGTATGACGAGGAGCTCGAGGGCGAGCGGCCACACTCgttccgcttggagcagggcgGCAGCGCTGACGGCCTGCGGGAGCGGGAGCTGGAGGAGATCCGGGCCAGGCTGCGGCTGCAGGCCCAGTCCCTGAGCACCGTGGGGCCCCGGCTGGCCTCTGAGTACCTCACGCCCGAGGAGATG GTGACCTTTAAAAAGACCAAACGGAGGGTGAAGAAGATCcgcaagaaagagaaggaggtggTGGTGCGGGCCGATGACTTGCTGCCTCTCGGAGACCAGACTCAGGATGGGGACTTCGGTTCCAG GCTGCGGGGCCGAGGCCGGCGCCGGGTGCCAGAGGCAGACGAGGAGGCCCCCGAGGAAGAGGAGAAGGCGCCGGCCCCGCAGCCCCCGCAGTCCGATGACACCCGCGTGGAGAACATGGACATCAGCGATGACG AGGAGGCTGGAGCGCCGGGGTCCGGGTCCCCGGAGGTGCTGGAGGAGGATGAGGCGGAGCTGGAGCTGCAGAAGCAGCTGGAGAAGGGGCGTCGCCTGCGGCAGCTGCAGCAGCTGCGAGACAGCGGTGAGAAG ctgctccctcccccagGTGGTGGAGATTGTGAAGAAGCTGGAGTCCCGCCAGCGGGGCTGGGAGGAGGACGAGGATCCGGAGCGGAAGGGGGCCATCGTGTTCAATGCCACGTCGGAGTTCTGCCGCACCTTGGGCGAGATCCCCACCTACGGGCTGGCGGGCAAccgggaggagcaggaggagctcATG GACTTCGAGCGGGACGAGGAGCGCTCCGCCAACGGGGGCTCGGAGTCGGACGGGGAGGAGAACATCGGCTGGAGCACCGTCAACCTGGacgaggagaagcagcagcaggat TTCTCTGCCTCGTCCACCACCATCCTGGACGAGGAGCCCATCGTGAACAGAGGGCTGGCGGCCGCCCTGCTGCTGTGTCAGAACAAAG GGCTGTTGGAGACCACAGTGCAGAAGGTGGCCCGTGTAAAGGCACCCAACAAGTCCCTGCCGTCGGCCGTGTACTGCATCGAGGACAAGAT GGCTATTGA
- the SART1 gene encoding U4/U6.U5 tri-snRNP-associated protein 1 isoform X1, producing the protein MGSSKKHRGEKEASGTTTAASTGGATEQPPRHREHKKHKHRSGGGGSSGGERRKRSRERGSERGGGRRGAEAEARSGAHGRERSQAEPSERRVKREKRDDGYEAAASSKPSSGDASSLSIEETNKLRAKLGLKPLEVNAVKKEAGTKEEPVAAEVINPMALRQREELREKLAAAKEKRLLNQKLGKIKTLGEDDPWLDDTAAWIERSRQLQKEKDLAEKRAKLLEEMDQEFGVSTLVEEEFGQRRQDLYSARDLQGLTVEHAIDSFREGETLILTLKDKGVLQEEEDVLVNVNLLDKERAEKNVELRKKKPDYLPYAEDESVDDLAQQKPRSILSKYDEELEGERPHSFRLEQGGSADGLRERELEEIRARLRLQAQSLSTVGPRLASEYLTPEEMVTFKKTKRRVKKIRKKEKEVVVRADDLLPLGDQTQDGDFGSRLRGRGRRRVPEADEEAPEEEEKAPAPQPPQSDDTRVENMDISDDEEAGAPGSGSPEVLEEDEAELELQKQLEKGRRLRQLQQLRDSGEKVVEIVKKLESRQRGWEEDEDPERKGAIVFNATSEFCRTLGEIPTYGLAGNREEQEELMDFERDEERSANGGSESDGEENIGWSTVNLDEEKQQQDFSASSTTILDEEPIVNRGLAAALLLCQNKGLLETTVQKVARVKAPNKSLPSAVYCIEDKMAIDDKYSRREEYRGFTQDFKEKDGYKPDVKIEYVDETGRKLTPKEAFRQLSHRFHGKGSGKMKTERRMKKLDEEALLKKMSSSDTPLGTVALLQEKQKAQKTPYIVLSGSGKSMNANTITK; encoded by the exons ATGGGGTCGTCAAAGAAGCACCGCGGGGAGAAGGAGGCGTCCGGGACGACGACGGCGGCCAGCACTGGAGGCGCCACCGAGCAGCCGCCGCGACACCGGGAGCACAAAAAACACAAGCAccggagcggcggcggcgggagcagCGGCGGCGAACGTCGAAAGCGGAGCCGGGAGCGTGGGAGCGAGCGCGGGGGCGGGCGGCGCGGGGCCGAAGCTGAGGCCCGCAGTGGCGCGCACGGGCGGGAGCGCAGCCAAGCAGAACCTTCTGAGCGGCGCGTGAAAAGAGAAAAGCGCGATGACGGCTACGAGGCTG CCGCCAGCTCCAAACCTAGCTCGGGAGATGCCTCGTCACTCAGCATCGAGGAGACCAA TAAACTCCGGGCAAAGTTGGGGCTGAAACCCTTGGAGGTCAATGCCGTCAAGAAGG AGGCGGGCACCAAGGAGGAGCCCGTGGCAGCCGAGGTCATCAACCCCATGGccttgagacagagagaagagctaCGGGAAAAGCTGGCGGCCGCCAAAGAAAAGCGTCTCCTGAACCAAAAGCTGGG aAAGATAAAGACCCTGGGGGAGGACGACCCCTGGCTGGATGACACCGCAGCCTGGATCGAGCGCAGCCGGCAGCTGCAGAAGGAGAAGGACTTGGCAGAGAAGAGG GCCAAACTGCTGGAGGAGATGGACCAGGAGTTCGGTGTCAGCACCCTGGTGGAGGAGGAGTTCGGGCAGAGGCGGCAG GACCTGTACAGTGCCCGGGACCTGCAGGGCCTCACCGTGGAACATGCTATCGATTCCTTCCGAGAAGGGGAGACTCTGATCCTCACCCTCAAGGACAAAG GTGtgctgcaggaggaggaggatgtgCTGGTGAACGTGAACCTCTTAGACAAAGAGCGGGCAGAGAAGAACGTGGAGCTCCGGAAGAAGAAGCCGGACTACCTGCCCTACGCAGAGGACGAGAGCGTGGATGACTTGGCACAG CAAAAACCCCGCTCCATCCTGTCCAAGTATGACGAGGAGCTCGAGGGCGAGCGGCCACACTCgttccgcttggagcagggcgGCAGCGCTGACGGCCTGCGGGAGCGGGAGCTGGAGGAGATCCGGGCCAGGCTGCGGCTGCAGGCCCAGTCCCTGAGCACCGTGGGGCCCCGGCTGGCCTCTGAGTACCTCACGCCCGAGGAGATG GTGACCTTTAAAAAGACCAAACGGAGGGTGAAGAAGATCcgcaagaaagagaaggaggtggTGGTGCGGGCCGATGACTTGCTGCCTCTCGGAGACCAGACTCAGGATGGGGACTTCGGTTCCAG GCTGCGGGGCCGAGGCCGGCGCCGGGTGCCAGAGGCAGACGAGGAGGCCCCCGAGGAAGAGGAGAAGGCGCCGGCCCCGCAGCCCCCGCAGTCCGATGACACCCGCGTGGAGAACATGGACATCAGCGATGACG AGGAGGCTGGAGCGCCGGGGTCCGGGTCCCCGGAGGTGCTGGAGGAGGATGAGGCGGAGCTGGAGCTGCAGAAGCAGCTGGAGAAGGGGCGTCGCCTGCGGCAGCTGCAGCAGCTGCGAGACAGCGGTGAGAAG GTGGTGGAGATTGTGAAGAAGCTGGAGTCCCGCCAGCGGGGCTGGGAGGAGGACGAGGATCCGGAGCGGAAGGGGGCCATCGTGTTCAATGCCACGTCGGAGTTCTGCCGCACCTTGGGCGAGATCCCCACCTACGGGCTGGCGGGCAAccgggaggagcaggaggagctcATG GACTTCGAGCGGGACGAGGAGCGCTCCGCCAACGGGGGCTCGGAGTCGGACGGGGAGGAGAACATCGGCTGGAGCACCGTCAACCTGGacgaggagaagcagcagcaggat TTCTCTGCCTCGTCCACCACCATCCTGGACGAGGAGCCCATCGTGAACAGAGGGCTGGCGGCCGCCCTGCTGCTGTGTCAGAACAAAG GGCTGTTGGAGACCACAGTGCAGAAGGTGGCCCGTGTAAAGGCACCCAACAAGTCCCTGCCGTCGGCCGTGTACTGCATCGAGGACAAGAT GGCTATTGACGACAAGTACAGCCGGCGCGAGGAGTACCGCGGCTTCACCCAGGACTTCAAGGAGAAGGACGGCTACAAGCCCGACGTGAAGATTGAGTACGTGGACGAGACAGGCCGGAAGCTCACACCCAAGGAG GCTTTCCGGCAGCTGTCCCACCGCTTCCACGGGAAAGGCTCGGGCAAGATGAAGACAGAGCGGCGGATGAAGAAGCTGGACGAGGAGGCG CTTCTGAAGAAGATGAGCTCCAGCGACACCCCCCTGGGCACGGTGGCTTTGCTCCAGGAGAAGCAGAAGGCCCAGAAGACGCCGTATATCGTGCTCAGCGGCAGCGGCAAGAGCATGAACGC GAACACCATCACCAAGTGA
- the LOC123948544 gene encoding testis-specific protein 10-interacting protein, producing the protein MYIFGLTDGGAGSSKAGRCGWGTGQDTNMRNAHQPLSRTTSGRPGQDAWLQAPGTTVGLLKFLSDTPQAEQGRTGSGDRVILGQQPRSRSAGQTTTKNRRPQARNKKGHGSAEAEDLIPSSPRKPSFPFQWAWESFTPDSRALHQPSSFSAPGYQVTSLPQALLKYKTRCKSTATVPEAHGFCWKTEMPNLERSQQLRACGGSPLSPGKGKSQELEGLSEWDLRPSGKRSGSGSESEEGTELEALGAEEADRGLSPGELPYLLRRGSIFEEERFAEVTEEAEEGEHRAPRRRRPGSQRKGSNVCKEASSEGDLQCKGKSSSSNLRGSQRRKSRAKDLEGPWDLEKLQRQLQQDLDGGREKQPWKALRTAVQASNRSGKTYALEDEETCLFANFPNRTFHKRQEATRRLLQAWERQQQEERQQAELRRAREQRVQQHVARCLAACAPRGSRGPGATQRKLDELRRQERQRFAQYQAELRGIQHRVQARPYLFQQAMQVNARLTVTRRFSQVLSALGLDEEQLLAEAGKGDTEGASRKPRSHRSMGARMEHSSESLPRTERSGSQPDRHFTPSPNQESSP; encoded by the exons ATGTACATTTTTGGCCTCAC AGATGGTGGGGCGGGCAGTTCCAAGGCTGGCAGGTGCGGGTGGGGGACGGGGCAGGACACCAATATGCGAAACGCCCACCAGCCGCTGAGCAGGACCACTTCGGGGAGACCAGGGCAGGACGCGTGGCTCCAGGCTCCAGGAACAACTGTAGGGCTGCTCAAGTTTCTGTCAGACACCCCCCAGGCTGAGCAG GGGAGGACTGGGAGTGGCGATCGTGTGATTCTGGGCCAGCAGCCAAGGTCTCGGAGCGCAGGGCAGACGACGACGAAGAACCGGAGGCCGCAGGCCCGGAACAAGAAAGGGCATGGCTCGGCTGAGGCTGAAGA TCTCATCCCTTCTTCTCCTCGGAAACCCTCTTTCCCCTTCCAATGGGCCTGGGAGAGCTTCACCCCTGACAGCCGAGCTCTGCATCAGCCTAGCTCCTTCTCGGCCCCTGGCTACCAAGTTACGTCCTTGCCCCAAGCACTTCTCAAGTATAAGACCAGGTGCAAGTCCACGGCCACCGTCCCAGAGGCCCACGGCTTCTGCTGGAAGACAGAGATGCCAAACCTGGAGAGGAGCCAGCAGCTCAGGGCCTGCGGTGGCAGCCCCCTCTCTCCCGGCAAAGGGAAGAGCCAAGAACTGGAGGGGCTCAGTGAGTGGGACCTCCGGCCGTCTGGGAAGAGGTCAGGGTCAGGATCCGAGTCTGAGGAAGGCACTGAGCTGGAAGCCCTGGGTGCTGAGGAGGCAGACAGGGGCTTGAGCCCTGGGGAACTGCCCTACCTCCTCAGGAGGGGGTCGATCTTTGAAGAGGAGCGGTTTGCCGAGGTGACAGAGGAGGCCGAGGAGGGGGAGCACAGGGCCCCCCGTAGAAGGAGGCCTGGTTCTCAGAGAAAGGGGTCCAACGTCTGCAAGGAGGCCTCCAGTGAGGGTGACCTGCAGTGTAAGGGGAAGAGCTCGAGCTCCAACCTCAGAGGATCACAGAGGAGGAAGTCAAGGGCCAAGGACCTGGAGGGGCCGTGGGACCTGGAGAAGCTGCAGAGGCAGTTACAGCAAGACTTGGACGGCG GCCGTGAAAAGCAGCCCTGGAAGGCTCTGCGGACTGCTGTCCAGGCCTCCAATCGGAGTGGGAAGACCTACGCCTTGGAAGATGAAGAGACTTGCCTGTTTGCCAACTTTCCTAACCGTACCTTCCACAAACGACAGGAGGCCACAAG AAGGCTGCTGCAGGCCTGGGAgcggcagcagcaggaggagcggcagcaGGCCGAGCTGCGGAGGGCCCGTGAGCAGCGGGTCCAGCAGCACGTGGCTCGCTGCCTGGCGGCCTGTGCGCCCAGAGGGAGCCGGGGGCCGGGGGCCACCCAGCGCAAGCTGGACGAGCTGAG GCGGCAGGAGCGACAGCGCTTTGCTCAGTATCAGGCAGAGCTGCGAGGCATCCAGCACAGGGTGCAGGCCCGGCCCTACCTGTTCCAGCAGGCCATGCAG GTCAACGCCCGGCTCACGGTCACCCGGCGCTTCTCCCAGGTGCTGTCAGCACTGGGACTGGATGAGGAGCAGCTGCTGGCTGAGGCAGGAAAGGGGGACACAGAGGGCGCCTCCAGGAAACCCAG GAGCCACAGGTCAATGGGGGCGAGAATGGAGCACTCTTCCGAGAGTCTCCCAAGGACAGAGCGCAGTGGAAGCCAGCCTGACAGGCACTTCACTccaagcccaaaccaagagtccagcCCCTAA